A single Micromonospora luteifusca DNA region contains:
- a CDS encoding prepilin peptidase, which translates to MRMAALRYSVPPGMPSRTGCDACGAPVGLTRPWPALGPAARCGRCRSPVGPPPGTVELAGFAAVLLLALAGPSAGALPALAWWLGWTIPAVFVDLAVHRLPDRLTLPAAAGTWLLLGVAALDAEPGHWLRAALGGAGLALLFASSTLLLGRRGFGLGDAKLALSVGALLGWYGWPVLLLGLLIAFGLSALVSVGLLAARRARWSTHLPFGPFLLLGTVGALLLAG; encoded by the coding sequence ATGCGGATGGCTGCGCTGCGCTACTCCGTACCCCCGGGCATGCCGAGCCGGACCGGCTGCGACGCCTGCGGCGCGCCGGTCGGCCTGACCCGGCCCTGGCCGGCGCTGGGGCCGGCGGCCAGGTGCGGGCGCTGCCGGTCACCTGTCGGCCCACCGCCGGGAACTGTGGAGTTGGCCGGGTTCGCCGCGGTGCTGCTGCTGGCGCTGGCCGGCCCGTCGGCCGGAGCGCTGCCGGCGCTGGCCTGGTGGCTCGGCTGGACGATCCCAGCGGTCTTCGTCGACCTGGCCGTGCACCGGTTGCCGGATCGGCTCACCCTGCCGGCGGCGGCCGGGACCTGGCTACTGCTCGGCGTGGCAGCGCTCGACGCCGAGCCGGGGCACTGGCTGCGGGCCGCCCTCGGCGGCGCAGGGCTGGCGCTGCTCTTCGCCAGCAGCACGTTGCTGCTGGGCCGCCGCGGCTTCGGGTTGGGTGACGCCAAGCTGGCGCTCAGCGTGGGAGCGCTGCTCGGCTGGTACGGCTGGCCGGTGCTGCTTCTCGGGCTGCTGATTGCTTTCGGGCTCTCCGCCCTGGTGAGTGTGGGCCTGCTGGCCGCGCGTCGGGCCCGCTGGAGCACGCACCTGCCGTTCGGCCCGTTTCTACTGCTCGGCACGGTGGGCGCGCTCCTGCTGGCCGGTTGA
- a CDS encoding phosphatase PAP2 family protein, producing the protein MADNGSMDVPEISVEWYRDVVDAAASSPEPVQWFVGHATEGVILLLGALLLLAALSRRSGGPHDRALALVAPVPALLAYAGSEWFKTVVDEDRPCRTIGRAIIAGACPPPGDWSFPSNHSTVAGALAVTILLLSRRLGLVALPLAALAAFSRVFVGVHYPHDVIAGVLFGALVAVVATPLLARPAAEVLRRRTDKVALGPGRSGLQSDRTR; encoded by the coding sequence ATGGCCGACAACGGCAGCATGGACGTTCCGGAGATCAGTGTTGAGTGGTACCGCGACGTGGTCGACGCCGCCGCCAGCAGCCCAGAGCCGGTGCAGTGGTTCGTCGGGCACGCCACCGAGGGGGTGATCCTGCTGCTCGGCGCGTTGCTGTTGTTGGCCGCGCTGAGCCGCCGGTCCGGCGGTCCGCACGACCGGGCACTCGCCCTGGTCGCGCCGGTGCCAGCCCTCCTGGCGTACGCGGGCAGCGAATGGTTCAAGACCGTGGTGGACGAGGATCGCCCCTGCCGGACGATCGGCCGGGCGATCATCGCGGGCGCCTGCCCACCCCCGGGCGACTGGTCGTTTCCCAGCAACCACTCCACCGTGGCCGGCGCGCTGGCGGTGACCATCCTGCTGCTCTCCCGCCGACTCGGCCTGGTCGCGCTGCCACTGGCCGCACTGGCTGCGTTCTCCCGGGTGTTCGTGGGCGTGCACTACCCGCACGACGTGATCGCGGGCGTGCTGTTCGGTGCGCTGGTCGCCGTGGTGGCAACCCCTCTCCTGGCCCGCCCGGCCGCCGAGGTGCTACGCCGCCGAACCGACAAGGTCGCGCTCGGTCCTGGTCGTAGTGGTCTCCAGAGCGACCGAACCCGCTAG